The proteins below come from a single Dinghuibacter silviterrae genomic window:
- a CDS encoding pseudouridine synthase, producing MPHHYFIIYKPYQVLSQFSPSEGKATLAGFCKVPPDVYPLGRLDYDSEGLLLLSNDPGLNHRLLHPSFHHEREYWVQVEGILTPEAVTQLALGPVISLDGKPYSTKRCVVAAFNTEPAVPQRVPPIRVRQNIPTSWLRLTLSEGKNRQVRRMTAAVGFPTLRLIRYRIEGIRLDGLQPGDCVALPRAEVFEKLFGRHI from the coding sequence ATGCCCCATCACTATTTCATCATCTACAAACCTTACCAGGTCCTTTCCCAGTTCTCACCTTCGGAAGGCAAAGCCACTCTTGCCGGGTTTTGCAAGGTCCCCCCCGATGTGTACCCGTTAGGCCGCCTGGATTACGATAGTGAGGGGCTCCTCCTGCTCTCCAACGACCCGGGTCTCAACCATCGTCTCCTGCATCCCTCCTTTCACCACGAACGTGAATACTGGGTCCAGGTGGAGGGCATCCTCACACCCGAAGCGGTAACGCAATTGGCCTTGGGACCGGTCATTTCCCTGGACGGTAAACCCTATAGCACTAAACGATGCGTAGTTGCTGCCTTTAATACCGAACCCGCCGTACCTCAACGCGTACCCCCCATCCGGGTGCGCCAAAACATCCCGACTTCCTGGCTTCGCCTGACATTATCGGAGGGCAAAAACCGCCAGGTCCGGCGGATGACGGCGGCGGTAGGATTCCCCACCCTGAGGCTCATCCGCTATCGCATAGAGGGTATCCGGTTGGATGGGTTGCAACCGGGGGATTGCGTAGCGCTGCCACGGGCGGAGGTGTTCGAAAAGCTCTTCGGGCGACACATTTAG
- a CDS encoding 3-hydroxyacyl-CoA dehydrogenase NAD-binding domain-containing protein, translating to MSPLSIIVCGAGTMGSGIAAVAARFGHETFLFDLEPAALSKAAQGIKASWQGLVDKGKMSAEEKAAAEKRLHLCSEVPAAGADLVIEAIVERLDAKIQLFQSLRASKDTIFASNTSSLSINSLQDALPEPGRVAGLHFFNPAPVMKLVEVVAGSKTDPAVVETLERLVRSWDKVPVVCKDAPGFIVNRVARPYYLEALRLAEAGVGDFATIDRLLESTGFKMGPFRLMDLIGNDINLAVTRSLYTALQHAPRFTPSPLQEALVSRGDLGRKTGQGYYAYV from the coding sequence ATGTCCCCCCTATCCATCATCGTTTGCGGGGCCGGCACCATGGGGAGCGGCATCGCGGCAGTGGCCGCCCGGTTCGGACACGAGACCTTTCTGTTCGACCTGGAACCGGCCGCTCTTTCCAAAGCAGCGCAAGGCATAAAGGCGTCCTGGCAGGGCCTGGTGGATAAAGGGAAAATGAGTGCGGAAGAAAAGGCCGCGGCAGAAAAAAGGCTGCACCTGTGTAGCGAAGTCCCGGCCGCCGGCGCGGACCTGGTCATAGAGGCCATCGTCGAGCGTTTGGACGCCAAGATCCAATTGTTTCAAAGCCTGCGCGCATCGAAGGATACTATTTTTGCCTCCAATACATCCTCCTTATCGATCAACAGCCTGCAGGACGCCCTACCCGAACCGGGCCGGGTGGCCGGGCTGCATTTCTTTAATCCGGCGCCGGTCATGAAACTGGTCGAAGTAGTCGCCGGATCAAAGACCGATCCCGCCGTTGTGGAGACGCTGGAGCGGCTGGTTCGCTCCTGGGACAAAGTACCGGTCGTCTGTAAGGACGCCCCCGGTTTTATCGTAAACCGCGTCGCCAGGCCCTATTACCTCGAAGCGCTGCGGCTGGCAGAGGCGGGCGTGGGCGACTTTGCCACGATCGACCGCCTCCTCGAATCCACCGGTTTTAAAATGGGCCCCTTCCGGCTGATGGACCTGATCGGCAACGACATCAACCTGGCGGTCACCCGCTCTCTCTATACCGCATTACAGCACGCCCCCCGCTTTACCCCTTCTCCCCTCCAGGAAGCCCTCGTTTCCCGGGGTGACCTGGGAAGAAAAACGGGACAAGGGTATTACGCTTATGTCTAA
- a CDS encoding NAD-dependent epimerase/dehydratase family protein encodes MSNAQTKPMVFVTGGTGLVGSHLIKALLDAGTPVRALCRRPYEGFILTPAEQERVEWVQGDLMDVLSLEDAMEGIREVYHCAAIVSFNPRQAETLLRINTEGTANVVNAALEKSVRKMVYVSSVSALGRLKQDSLIDEATQWTEETNNSRYGKSKYYGEMEVWRGIAEGLPAVIVNPTIILGAGDWEKGSAELFKSAYNEFPWYTEGVSGFVDVRDVVQAMIRLMDSTLHSERYVLSADNWTYRQLFSTMADAFGRRSPHKAVTPLLGEVVWRMEKVKSMFTGKDPLVTRETARTAQAVTRFDNRKVLEALPGFAFTPLEETIRFHASALKKHFAL; translated from the coding sequence ATGTCTAACGCTCAAACAAAACCCATGGTATTCGTCACCGGTGGAACAGGCCTCGTCGGCAGCCATTTGATCAAGGCCCTGCTCGACGCGGGCACACCTGTCAGGGCATTGTGCCGGCGCCCCTACGAAGGCTTTATCCTGACCCCTGCGGAACAGGAACGCGTGGAATGGGTGCAGGGCGACCTGATGGACGTGCTTTCCCTGGAAGACGCCATGGAAGGGATCCGGGAAGTCTACCATTGCGCCGCCATCGTCAGCTTTAATCCCCGTCAGGCGGAGACCCTGCTTCGGATCAACACCGAAGGCACCGCCAACGTCGTCAACGCCGCCTTGGAAAAAAGCGTACGCAAAATGGTCTATGTGAGCTCCGTGTCTGCCCTGGGCCGGCTTAAACAAGACAGCCTCATCGACGAAGCCACCCAGTGGACCGAAGAGACCAACAACTCCCGCTACGGCAAGAGCAAATACTACGGTGAAATGGAGGTATGGCGGGGCATCGCCGAGGGTTTACCGGCTGTAATTGTCAATCCCACCATTATACTGGGTGCGGGTGACTGGGAAAAAGGATCTGCCGAGCTTTTCAAGTCCGCCTATAACGAGTTCCCCTGGTATACCGAGGGCGTCAGCGGGTTTGTCGACGTACGCGATGTGGTACAGGCAATGATCCGGCTGATGGACAGCACCCTTCATTCCGAGCGGTACGTGCTCAGTGCGGACAACTGGACCTACCGGCAATTGTTCTCCACCATGGCCGATGCTTTTGGCCGGCGGAGTCCTCACAAAGCGGTGACCCCCCTGTTGGGTGAGGTGGTTTGGCGCATGGAAAAAGTAAAAAGCATGTTTACCGGCAAAGACCCCCTCGTTACACGGGAAACGGCCCGTACGGCCCAGGCCGTGACGCGCTTTGACAACCGGAAGGTGTTGGAAGCGCTGCCCGGTTTTGCCTTCACGCCCCTGGAGGAAACGATCCGTTTCCACGCCTCGGCATTAAAAAAGCATTTTGCCCTTTGA
- a CDS encoding formimidoylglutamase codes for MSLQDFLQPVSTYELSHDRGFSDGQIGCHIAVWEGADPDMSTADVVLLGVAEERGNGRRDGEPGGPDKIREHFYASYYWHPEVRLADAGNVRRGATLQDTYAALRHVVQELTGAGKTVVILGGSHDLTLAQYQAYRDRKQLIEVSCIDALIDLNTDSPLKADNFLLSMLTEDPNYIRHYNHIGFQSYYVHPRMLETLDKLHFDCYRVGRVREQMEEMEPVIRHSDLVSIDISAMANSYAPAARISPNGFSGEDMCQLTRFAGLSNRLSSIGIYGYRPSLDRDDLTARQIAQMLWYFIDGRQKSFQEAPLEERDHYNEFHTVFGEVESTFLQSKRTGRWWMQLPDRTYIACSYTDYVKASNNDIPERWFRAQERG; via the coding sequence ATGTCCCTCCAAGACTTTCTGCAACCCGTCAGTACCTACGAGCTTAGCCACGACCGTGGCTTTTCAGACGGCCAGATCGGTTGCCATATCGCCGTTTGGGAGGGAGCCGATCCGGACATGAGTACCGCAGACGTGGTCCTGCTGGGCGTTGCAGAGGAAAGGGGCAATGGGCGCAGGGACGGGGAACCCGGTGGGCCGGACAAGATCCGGGAGCATTTTTATGCGTCGTACTACTGGCATCCCGAAGTCCGCTTAGCGGACGCAGGAAATGTGCGCAGGGGCGCTACCTTGCAAGACACGTACGCGGCGTTGAGACACGTCGTCCAGGAGCTGACAGGGGCGGGAAAGACCGTCGTTATCCTGGGCGGCAGCCACGACCTCACCCTCGCCCAGTACCAGGCGTACCGGGACCGGAAACAACTGATAGAGGTCAGTTGTATCGACGCCCTGATCGACCTGAATACGGATTCCCCGCTCAAGGCCGACAACTTCCTGCTCTCGATGCTGACGGAAGACCCCAACTACATCCGGCATTACAACCACATCGGTTTTCAAAGTTACTATGTCCATCCGCGCATGCTCGAAACCCTTGACAAACTCCACTTCGATTGCTACCGTGTCGGCAGGGTCCGGGAACAGATGGAAGAAATGGAGCCCGTCATCCGGCACTCCGACCTCGTGAGCATCGACATTTCGGCGATGGCCAACAGCTATGCCCCCGCCGCGAGGATCAGCCCCAACGGCTTTAGCGGAGAAGACATGTGCCAGCTGACGCGTTTTGCCGGCCTGAGCAACCGGCTGAGCTCTATTGGTATCTATGGCTACAGGCCCTCCCTGGACCGGGATGACCTGACCGCCCGTCAGATCGCCCAAATGCTGTGGTATTTTATAGACGGGCGTCAAAAAAGCTTTCAGGAAGCGCCCCTGGAGGAGCGGGACCACTACAACGAATTCCACACGGTGTTCGGAGAAGTCGAAAGTACCTTCCTGCAAAGCAAAAGAACCGGCCGCTGGTGGATGCAGCTCCCCGACCGGACCTACATCGCCTGTAGCTACACCGACTATGTAAAAGCCAGCAACAACGATATACCGGAGCGTTGGTTCCGGGCCCAGGAAAGAGGTTAG
- the mutL gene encoding DNA mismatch repair endonuclease MutL — protein MPDIIRLLPDGIANQIAAGEVIQRPSSAVKELMENAIDAGATDIRVIIQDAGKALVQVTDNGSGMSAADARNCFARHATSKITGIDDLFHIKTMGFRGEALASIAAVSEVILKTRREEDEWGTCIEIDNTTLRKEEPVAMAKGTSISMKNLFFNVPARRNFLKSNASEMRHIVEEFMRIALAFPEIFFSLVSGSQEMFHLEKGSLKQRIVQLLGNGYNARLIPVQENTDYLNIFGFAGKPDTAKKTRGDQYFFVNSRFIKSPYLHHAVMTAYQELIPADSFPVYTLFIDIDPSQLDVNVHPTKQEIKFTDEKIVYAFVQAAVKHALAQFSVTPTLDFDLDASIQQLDAVTKPFTSRERTAATGSSLYQTFSRGNQAHKIEKSELKDWKEFFTPPSAVEEPFQPITHTLQEPLGLPGRNDLPESDSQYLQILRTYILVAYPGGLLMIHQQAAHERVLFERFSLAIKGKALPSQRCLFPSVLPLSPADSVLLETLLPDLAQLGYQIEPFGKDTFAIQGTPADLEAGTERRVIEQVLEQFKFSTGSLQVTPREKLIRGLARQQAIKAGVSLAPSEMRHLTGALMECATPNVSPFGQPAYAVLDHGSLEKLFAH, from the coding sequence TTGCCCGACATCATTCGTTTGCTACCGGATGGCATCGCCAACCAGATCGCGGCAGGAGAGGTCATCCAGCGTCCATCCAGCGCCGTAAAAGAGCTGATGGAGAACGCCATCGACGCCGGCGCGACCGACATTCGCGTGATCATCCAGGACGCCGGAAAGGCCCTGGTACAGGTGACCGACAACGGATCGGGCATGAGCGCCGCCGATGCCCGGAATTGTTTTGCTCGCCACGCCACCTCCAAGATCACAGGCATCGACGACCTTTTCCACATCAAGACCATGGGGTTCCGGGGTGAAGCCCTGGCGTCCATCGCCGCCGTATCGGAAGTGATCCTCAAGACCCGGCGGGAAGAAGACGAATGGGGCACGTGTATCGAGATCGACAATACCACCCTTCGGAAAGAAGAGCCTGTAGCTATGGCCAAAGGGACCAGTATCTCGATGAAAAATCTTTTTTTCAATGTTCCCGCGCGAAGAAACTTTCTAAAAAGCAATGCCTCCGAGATGAGGCATATCGTCGAGGAATTCATGCGGATCGCGCTGGCCTTCCCGGAGATCTTTTTTTCGCTGGTGTCGGGCAGCCAGGAAATGTTCCATCTTGAAAAAGGCTCCCTCAAACAACGCATCGTCCAGCTCTTGGGTAATGGGTACAATGCCCGGCTCATCCCCGTCCAGGAAAATACCGATTACCTCAACATCTTTGGTTTTGCGGGGAAACCCGATACCGCCAAAAAAACAAGGGGTGACCAGTACTTCTTTGTCAACAGCCGCTTTATAAAAAGCCCCTACTTACACCACGCGGTCATGACCGCCTACCAGGAGCTCATCCCCGCCGACAGCTTTCCGGTGTACACCCTTTTTATCGACATCGACCCTTCCCAGCTCGACGTCAACGTACACCCGACCAAACAAGAAATCAAATTCACCGACGAGAAGATCGTCTACGCCTTTGTACAGGCGGCCGTCAAACACGCCCTCGCCCAGTTCAGCGTCACCCCCACGCTGGACTTCGACCTGGACGCCTCCATCCAGCAACTGGATGCGGTCACCAAACCCTTTACCTCCCGGGAACGCACCGCCGCCACCGGTTCCTCGCTCTACCAGACCTTTAGCCGCGGGAACCAGGCGCACAAGATCGAAAAGAGCGAGCTAAAGGACTGGAAAGAGTTCTTCACCCCACCTTCAGCTGTGGAGGAGCCCTTCCAACCCATTACCCATACGCTCCAGGAGCCTCTGGGGCTCCCGGGCAGGAACGACCTCCCCGAGTCCGACAGCCAATACCTCCAGATCCTGCGCACGTATATCCTGGTGGCCTACCCCGGCGGCCTCCTGATGATCCACCAGCAGGCCGCCCATGAGCGCGTCCTTTTCGAACGGTTTTCGCTGGCCATCAAAGGCAAGGCCCTCCCCAGCCAGCGCTGTTTGTTCCCGTCGGTACTGCCCCTGTCCCCCGCCGACAGCGTCCTCCTGGAGACCCTTTTGCCGGACCTTGCCCAGTTGGGGTACCAGATCGAACCCTTTGGCAAGGATACGTTTGCCATCCAGGGCACCCCGGCCGACCTCGAAGCGGGTACCGAGCGCCGCGTGATCGAACAGGTCCTCGAACAATTCAAGTTTTCTACCGGCTCTCTCCAGGTCACGCCCCGCGAAAAACTCATCCGTGGTCTGGCGCGCCAGCAGGCCATCAAGGCCGGTGTTTCCCTGGCGCCTTCCGAAATGCGGCACCTGACCGGCGCCCTTATGGAGTGCGCCACCCCCAACGTATCGCCCTTCGGGCAACCGGCGTATGCGGTGCTCGACCATGGGTCGCTGGAAAAATTATTTGCGCACTAG
- a CDS encoding gliding motility lipoprotein GldH, whose product MNLRWTNFLTLALVGALSCGGPHLNDFEKSIPIKGGAWSYAFQPSVQFNVTDTTAAYKVYVVCRHTDRYAYKNLWVFISTRQPGDTAFRKERFELTLQDNLGRWYGTGMDDIWAQQIPLYTNLHFSKTGTYTVVFQQDMRDDDLKGFLDVGLRVEKIP is encoded by the coding sequence ATGAACCTCCGGTGGACGAACTTCCTTACCCTGGCCCTGGTTGGCGCGCTCTCGTGCGGGGGGCCCCACCTGAATGATTTTGAAAAAAGCATCCCGATCAAGGGCGGCGCCTGGTCATACGCGTTTCAACCTTCCGTCCAGTTTAACGTGACCGATACCACGGCGGCCTATAAGGTGTACGTCGTTTGCCGGCATACGGACCGGTATGCCTACAAAAACCTTTGGGTGTTTATTTCCACGCGCCAGCCGGGTGATACGGCGTTCCGCAAGGAGCGGTTCGAATTGACCCTTCAGGACAACCTCGGACGCTGGTACGGCACCGGTATGGACGATATTTGGGCGCAGCAGATTCCCTTGTATACAAACCTCCACTTTAGCAAGACCGGGACCTATACCGTCGTGTTCCAGCAAGACATGCGGGATGACGACCTGAAGGGTTTCCTGGACGTCGGGCTCCGGGTGGAAAAAATACCTTGA
- the pheS gene encoding phenylalanine--tRNA ligase subunit alpha, which translates to MEQVLQQIDQYKKEIDQWVIGSAEDLENYRIRFLGTKGIVKALFGEMKNIPAGEKRSFGQVLNDFKQLAEAKYEDNKGLTDGKDKDTPGMDLTLPGDAFTLGTRHPLSLVRNRIVSIYQRLGFAVAEGPEIEDDWHNFTALNMPENHPARDMQDTFYIQRNPDWVLRTHTSSVQARVLETSPLPVRIICPGRVYRNETVSARANCFFHQVEGLYVDKHVSFADLKQTLYFFVKEMFGEHTRVRFRPSYFPFTEPSAEMDISCTVCGGTGCSLCKHTGWVEILGCGMVHPQLLENLGIDSTQYTGFAFGMGVERIAQLNYRVNDLRLYAQNDLRFLQQFTSST; encoded by the coding sequence ATGGAACAGGTGTTGCAACAAATTGACCAGTACAAGAAGGAGATCGACCAGTGGGTCATCGGTTCCGCGGAAGACCTGGAGAACTACCGGATCCGGTTTCTCGGCACCAAGGGCATCGTCAAGGCGCTTTTCGGGGAGATGAAAAACATTCCCGCCGGGGAAAAACGCTCTTTCGGGCAAGTCCTCAACGACTTCAAACAACTCGCGGAGGCCAAGTACGAAGACAACAAAGGGCTGACCGACGGGAAGGACAAAGACACACCGGGCATGGACCTTACGCTGCCCGGCGACGCCTTTACCTTGGGCACGCGACACCCCCTTAGCCTGGTACGCAACCGCATCGTATCCATCTACCAGCGGTTGGGTTTTGCCGTAGCGGAAGGACCGGAGATCGAAGACGACTGGCACAACTTCACCGCCCTGAACATGCCCGAAAACCACCCGGCCCGCGACATGCAGGACACGTTCTATATCCAGCGCAATCCGGACTGGGTGCTCCGGACCCATACGTCTTCGGTACAGGCGCGGGTGCTGGAGACCAGCCCCTTGCCTGTGCGGATCATCTGCCCGGGAAGGGTATACCGCAACGAAACCGTATCGGCCAGGGCCAACTGCTTTTTCCACCAGGTCGAAGGACTGTACGTGGACAAACACGTGTCTTTCGCCGACCTCAAACAAACCCTTTACTTCTTTGTAAAGGAAATGTTCGGTGAGCATACCCGTGTTCGCTTCCGCCCGTCCTACTTCCCCTTTACCGAACCCAGCGCGGAGATGGACATCAGCTGCACCGTTTGCGGCGGCACCGGGTGTTCGCTTTGTAAGCACACGGGCTGGGTGGAGATCCTTGGCTGCGGCATGGTGCACCCCCAACTGCTGGAAAACCTCGGCATCGATTCCACGCAGTATACGGGGTTTGCCTTTGGGATGGGGGTCGAACGCATCGCCCAGTTGAACTACCGGGTGAACGATCTGCGCTTATACGCCCAGAACGACCTCCGCTTTCTTCAACAATTTACCAGCAGCACCTAG
- a CDS encoding sensor histidine kinase, with protein MLLLHRRYRLLIVNVVYWFLLLYIIAELVWWFIALGRQNEKMAGFELARIRSSLDSASAPGSFNTAVRAVHEQAHMQNMGYIGEGGVFLIVLLLGAFYVYRFVRREMRLSGQQQNFMMAVTHELKTPIAVAKLSLETLARRKLGEEQQAKLIQSALSETERLNQLSTNILLAAQLEEGRYTQILEAVSLSDLVTRSVESFSGRFPGRLQGTHITPDLDIKGDPLLLELAVNNLIENALKYSPKDSPVQVTLSAEGHRAVVFRVADQGAGIPEEEKSMIFRKFYRVGNEQTRTTKGTGLGLYLSRAIVRKHRGQLSVTDNHPRGSIFSITFYI; from the coding sequence ATGCTATTGCTCCATAGACGATACCGGCTATTGATAGTCAATGTCGTGTACTGGTTTCTTCTTCTGTACATCATCGCGGAGCTGGTCTGGTGGTTTATTGCCCTGGGCCGGCAGAACGAAAAAATGGCCGGGTTTGAGCTCGCCAGGATCCGGAGCAGCCTGGACAGCGCCAGCGCCCCTGGGTCGTTTAATACAGCCGTCCGGGCGGTCCACGAACAGGCCCATATGCAAAACATGGGGTATATCGGGGAAGGGGGTGTTTTCCTGATTGTGCTTTTGCTGGGGGCATTTTACGTCTACAGGTTCGTCCGCAGGGAAATGCGGTTGTCGGGGCAGCAGCAAAACTTTATGATGGCGGTTACCCACGAGCTCAAGACACCCATCGCGGTGGCCAAACTGAGCCTGGAAACTCTCGCCAGGCGAAAGCTGGGGGAAGAGCAACAGGCCAAACTGATCCAAAGCGCGCTATCCGAAACGGAGCGTTTGAACCAACTCTCCACCAACATCCTCCTCGCCGCCCAGTTAGAGGAAGGACGGTATACACAGATCCTGGAAGCGGTCTCCTTGTCCGACCTCGTCACCCGGTCGGTCGAATCGTTTTCCGGGCGTTTTCCCGGCCGGTTACAGGGCACGCATATCACGCCGGATCTGGACATAAAAGGGGATCCACTCCTCCTGGAGCTGGCCGTCAACAACCTCATCGAAAACGCCCTGAAATATTCCCCAAAAGACAGCCCGGTCCAGGTGACCTTGTCCGCGGAAGGACACCGGGCGGTCGTATTCCGGGTGGCAGATCAGGGCGCGGGGATACCCGAGGAGGAAAAGTCCATGATTTTTCGTAAGTTTTATAGAGTGGGGAACGAGCAGACGCGGACGACAAAGGGTACCGGTTTGGGGCTCTATTTATCCAGGGCGATCGTCCGTAAACACCGGGGACAGCTCTCCGTGACGGACAATCATCCCAGGGGAAGCATTTTTTCGATCACCTTTTACATTTGA
- a CDS encoding response regulator transcription factor, whose amino-acid sequence MAGNSNGSILLVEDEENLQDALKLNLELEGYEVTTASSGTSALRAIESEYFDLVILDVMLPELDGISVAETIRLQNNDVPILMVSARNTTADKVLGLKKGADDYITKPFNLEELLLRISKMIEKNKKLQEKGSLPAVITFGKNVVDFKAQEATNFKGEKFPLSKKETMLLRLLIENKNEVVTREKILQSVWGYNVYPTTRTIDNFILNFRKYFEADSRNPEHFHSARGVGYKFTE is encoded by the coding sequence ATGGCAGGGAATTCCAATGGCTCCATCCTTTTGGTGGAAGATGAAGAAAATCTACAAGACGCCCTAAAGCTCAACCTTGAGCTGGAGGGTTATGAAGTAACGACCGCCTCCAGCGGGACCAGCGCACTGAGGGCGATAGAAAGCGAGTATTTCGACCTGGTGATCTTAGACGTCATGCTCCCCGAGCTGGACGGCATCAGCGTGGCAGAGACCATACGCCTTCAAAACAACGACGTTCCTATCCTCATGGTGAGTGCCAGGAATACGACGGCGGACAAGGTCCTGGGGCTCAAAAAGGGCGCCGACGACTATATCACGAAGCCGTTCAACCTGGAAGAATTGCTGCTCCGGATCTCGAAAATGATCGAGAAGAACAAGAAACTCCAGGAGAAGGGAAGCCTTCCGGCGGTCATCACGTTCGGGAAGAACGTCGTGGATTTCAAGGCCCAGGAGGCCACCAATTTCAAGGGCGAGAAGTTCCCCCTTTCCAAAAAAGAAACCATGCTCCTGAGGCTGCTCATCGAGAACAAAAACGAAGTGGTCACCCGGGAAAAGATCCTTCAGTCGGTGTGGGGATACAACGTGTATCCCACGACCCGCACGATCGATAACTTCATCTTGAACTTTCGGAAATACTTTGAGGCGGATTCGCGGAATCCGGAGCATTTTCACTCGGCCCGGGGCGTAGGCTATAAGTTTACGGAATAG
- a CDS encoding YicC/YloC family endoribonuclease, which produces MTGFGRTEQSVGDKTFLVDIRSLNGKQFELQLKIPAILKPYEFNIRNILSENLLRGTIDCLIMLKQNGGTKPVSINTELAKSYFKPLESLAKELNLDTAYTLSALLKLPEVITPSTEVLTDEEWEGLQRIVLDAVLDLDRHRMTEGAVLENDLLQRVDQIRVQQDQVIALEPLRKQKTRDGLTKLLEDQVGPGNYDANRLEQELIYYIEKMDISEEQVRLKNHCDYFRSIILEDGETAKGKKLSFILQEMGREINTTGSKAYDSTIQKCVVLMKDELEKAKEQILNVL; this is translated from the coding sequence ATGACAGGCTTCGGTCGGACGGAACAAAGCGTCGGGGACAAAACCTTCCTGGTGGACATTCGTTCCCTGAACGGCAAACAGTTTGAACTGCAACTGAAGATTCCGGCCATCCTCAAGCCTTATGAGTTCAACATCCGGAACATCCTTTCCGAAAACCTGCTGAGGGGCACCATCGATTGCCTGATCATGCTCAAACAAAACGGGGGGACCAAGCCCGTATCGATCAATACCGAGCTGGCCAAGAGCTATTTCAAACCCCTGGAATCCCTCGCCAAAGAATTGAACCTGGACACGGCCTATACCCTCAGCGCGCTCCTCAAGCTCCCGGAGGTGATCACCCCCTCCACGGAGGTACTGACTGACGAAGAATGGGAAGGGCTGCAGCGGATCGTCCTGGATGCGGTTCTGGACCTGGACCGGCACCGGATGACGGAGGGTGCGGTCCTGGAAAATGACCTGCTCCAACGCGTGGACCAGATCCGGGTCCAGCAGGACCAGGTGATCGCCCTGGAGCCGTTGCGCAAGCAAAAGACAAGGGACGGGCTGACCAAGCTCCTGGAGGACCAGGTAGGGCCCGGGAATTATGACGCCAACCGGCTCGAACAGGAACTCATCTACTACATCGAGAAAATGGACATTTCCGAGGAACAGGTCCGGCTCAAGAACCACTGTGACTATTTTCGCTCGATCATTCTCGAAGACGGGGAAACGGCAAAGGGTAAAAAGCTCTCCTTTATCCTTCAGGAGATGGGGCGCGAGATCAATACGACCGGTTCAAAAGCTTATGATTCAACGATCCAGAAGTGTGTAGTGCTGATGAAGGACGAACTCGAAAAGGCCAAAGAACAAATCCTGAACGTATTATGA
- a CDS encoding UDP-3-O-(3-hydroxymyristoyl)glucosamine N-acyltransferase gives MKFPSPVSVQWIADFIGASIIGNEQGFATGINELHKVEKGDLAFVDHPKYYAVCIHSAASFIIINQVAEVPPGKALLVVPEPFEAYLSLVRHFRPFESSDRPISASAVIGKGTVIMPNVFVGNHVVIGENCLIHPGVSIYDHCQIGDNVVVHAGTAIGGDAFYYNRKTARDVWFKKMDSCGRVVIESDVEIGCGCTIDRGVSHDTVIGRGTKMDNMVHVGHDVVIGKNCLIAAQVGIAGVVTIGDGVTLWGQVGISKTLTIGDHAVVLAQSGVPGDLEGGKVYFGSPVEDAGVAKRRLVWLKRLPELWDKVKRLEER, from the coding sequence ATGAAATTTCCCTCTCCAGTTTCCGTACAGTGGATCGCCGATTTCATAGGAGCTTCTATCATCGGCAATGAGCAAGGCTTTGCGACGGGCATCAATGAATTGCATAAGGTTGAAAAAGGCGACCTGGCCTTTGTCGATCACCCGAAATACTATGCCGTCTGCATCCATTCAGCGGCCTCTTTCATCATCATCAATCAAGTCGCCGAAGTACCCCCCGGGAAGGCGTTATTGGTGGTCCCGGAGCCCTTTGAGGCCTATCTTTCCCTGGTTCGTCACTTCCGTCCATTCGAGTCCTCCGATCGCCCTATCAGCGCTTCTGCCGTGATCGGAAAAGGAACCGTTATCATGCCCAATGTCTTTGTGGGGAACCATGTCGTCATCGGTGAAAATTGTCTCATTCACCCCGGTGTTTCGATTTACGATCATTGCCAGATCGGCGACAATGTGGTCGTTCACGCCGGGACGGCGATTGGCGGGGATGCGTTTTACTACAACCGGAAAACAGCCCGGGATGTATGGTTCAAAAAGATGGACAGTTGCGGCCGGGTCGTGATCGAGTCCGACGTGGAGATCGGTTGCGGGTGCACGATCGACAGAGGGGTCAGCCACGATACCGTGATCGGCAGGGGAACCAAGATGGACAACATGGTACACGTCGGTCACGACGTCGTCATCGGCAAGAACTGTTTGATTGCCGCCCAGGTGGGCATCGCGGGCGTGGTAACGATCGGGGACGGGGTTACCCTCTGGGGACAGGTAGGGATCAGCAAGACCCTGACAATAGGGGATCATGCGGTAGTGCTCGCCCAAAGCGGGGTGCCCGGTGACCTCGAAGGGGGTAAGGTCTATTTCGGTTCGCCCGTGGAAGATGCCGGCGTCGCCAAAAGGCGGCTCGTCTGGTTGAAACGGCTCCCCGAGCTCTGGGACAAGGTCAAGCGCCTGGAAGAACGCTAA